One window of the Balaenoptera ricei isolate mBalRic1 chromosome X, mBalRic1.hap2, whole genome shotgun sequence genome contains the following:
- the FHL1 gene encoding four and a half LIM domains protein 1 isoform X4, which translates to MASHRHSGPSSYKVGTMAEKFNCHYCRDALQGKKYVQKDGHHCCLKCFDKFCANTCVECRKPIGADAKEVHYKNRYWHDTCFRCAKCLRSLANETFVAKDNKILCNKCTTREDSPKCKGCFKPIVAGDQNVEYKGTVWHKECFTCSNCKQVIGTGSFFPKGEDFYCVTCHETKFAKHCVKCNKAITSGGITYQDQPWHAECFVCVTCSKKLAGQRFTAVEDQYYCVDCYKNFVAKKCAGCKNPITGKRTVSRVSHPVSKARKPPVCHGKRLPLTLFPSANLRGRHPGGERTCPSWVVVLYRKNRSLAAPRGPGLVKAPVWWPMKDNPGTTTASTAKNAP; encoded by the exons ATGGCTTCCCATAGACACTCAG GTCCCTCCAGCTACAAGGTGGGCACCATGGCTGAGAAATTCAACTGCCACTACTGCAGGGACGCCCTGCAGGGAAAGAAGTACGTGCAGAAGGACGGCCACCACTGCTGCCTCAAGTGCTTCGACAAGTTCTGCGCCAACACGTGCGTGGAGTGCCGCAAGCCCATCGGCGCCGACGCCAAG GAGGTGCACTACAAGAACCGCTACTGGCACGACACCTGCTTCCGCTGCGCCAAGTGCCTCCGCTCCTTGGCCAATGAGACCTTCGTGGCCAAGGACAACAAGATCCTGTGCAACAAGTGCACCACTCGGGAGGACTCCCCCAAGTGCAAGGGCTGCTTCAAGCCGATCGTGGCAG GAGATCAGAACGTGGAGTACAAGGGCACCGTCTGGCACAAAGAGTGCTTCACCTGCAGCAACTGCAAGCAAGTCATCGGGACGGGAAGCTTCTTCCCTAAAGGGGAGGACTTCTACTGCGTGACTTGCCACGAGACCAAGTTTGCCAAGCATTGCGTGAAGTGCAACAAG GCCATCACATCTGGAGGAATCACTTACCAGGATCAGCCCTGGCATGCCGAGTGCTTTGTGTGTGTTACCTGCTCTAAGAAGCTGGCTGGGCAGCGTTTCACCGCTGTGGAGGACCAGTATTACTGCGTGGATTGCTACAAGAACTTTGTGGCCAAGAAGTGTGCTGGATGCAAGAACCCCATCACTG GGAAAAGGACTGTGTCAAGAGTGAGCCACCCAGTCTCTAAAGCTAGGAAGCCCCCAGTGTGCCACGGGAAACGCTTGCCTCTCACCCTGTTTCCCAGCGCCAACCTCCGGGGCAGGCATCCGGGTGGAGAGAGGACTTGTCCCTCGTGGGTGGTGGTTCTTTATAGAAAAAATCGAAGCTTAGCAGCTCCTCGAGGCCCG GGTTTGGTAAAGGCTCCAGTGTGGTGGCCTATGAAGGACAATCCTGGCACGACTACTGCTTCCACTGCaaaaaatgctccatga
- the FHL1 gene encoding four and a half LIM domains protein 1 isoform X2, with translation MAEKFNCHYCRDALQGKKYVQKDGHHCCLKCFDKFCANTCVECRKPIGADAKEVHYKNRYWHDTCFRCAKCLRSLANETFVAKDNKILCNKCTTREDSPKCKGCFKPIVAGDQNVEYKGTVWHKECFTCSNCKQVIGTGSFFPKGEDFYCVTCHETKFAKHCVKCNKAITSGGITYQDQPWHAECFVCVTCSKKLAGQRFTAVEDQYYCVDCYKNFVAKKCAGCKNPITGFGKGSSVVAYEGQSWHDYCFHCKKCSMNLANKRFVFHQEQVYCPDCAKKL, from the exons ATGGCTGAGAAATTCAACTGCCACTACTGCAGGGACGCCCTGCAGGGAAAGAAGTACGTGCAGAAGGACGGCCACCACTGCTGCCTCAAGTGCTTCGACAAGTTCTGCGCCAACACGTGCGTGGAGTGCCGCAAGCCCATCGGCGCCGACGCCAAG GAGGTGCACTACAAGAACCGCTACTGGCACGACACCTGCTTCCGCTGCGCCAAGTGCCTCCGCTCCTTGGCCAATGAGACCTTCGTGGCCAAGGACAACAAGATCCTGTGCAACAAGTGCACCACTCGGGAGGACTCCCCCAAGTGCAAGGGCTGCTTCAAGCCGATCGTGGCAG GAGATCAGAACGTGGAGTACAAGGGCACCGTCTGGCACAAAGAGTGCTTCACCTGCAGCAACTGCAAGCAAGTCATCGGGACGGGAAGCTTCTTCCCTAAAGGGGAGGACTTCTACTGCGTGACTTGCCACGAGACCAAGTTTGCCAAGCATTGCGTGAAGTGCAACAAG GCCATCACATCTGGAGGAATCACTTACCAGGATCAGCCCTGGCATGCCGAGTGCTTTGTGTGTGTTACCTGCTCTAAGAAGCTGGCTGGGCAGCGTTTCACCGCTGTGGAGGACCAGTATTACTGCGTGGATTGCTACAAGAACTTTGTGGCCAAGAAGTGTGCTGGATGCAAGAACCCCATCACTG GGTTTGGTAAAGGCTCCAGTGTGGTGGCCTATGAAGGACAATCCTGGCACGACTACTGCTTCCACTGCaaaaaatgctccatgaatctgGCCAACAAGCGCTTTGTTTTCCATCAGGAGCAAGTGTATTGCCCCGACTGTGCCAAAAAGCTGTAA
- the FHL1 gene encoding four and a half LIM domains protein 1 isoform X1: MASHRHSGPSSYKVGTMAEKFNCHYCRDALQGKKYVQKDGHHCCLKCFDKFCANTCVECRKPIGADAKEVHYKNRYWHDTCFRCAKCLRSLANETFVAKDNKILCNKCTTREDSPKCKGCFKPIVAGDQNVEYKGTVWHKECFTCSNCKQVIGTGSFFPKGEDFYCVTCHETKFAKHCVKCNKAITSGGITYQDQPWHAECFVCVTCSKKLAGQRFTAVEDQYYCVDCYKNFVAKKCAGCKNPITGFGKGSSVVAYEGQSWHDYCFHCKKCSMNLANKRFVFHQEQVYCPDCAKKL; this comes from the exons ATGGCTTCCCATAGACACTCAG GTCCCTCCAGCTACAAGGTGGGCACCATGGCTGAGAAATTCAACTGCCACTACTGCAGGGACGCCCTGCAGGGAAAGAAGTACGTGCAGAAGGACGGCCACCACTGCTGCCTCAAGTGCTTCGACAAGTTCTGCGCCAACACGTGCGTGGAGTGCCGCAAGCCCATCGGCGCCGACGCCAAG GAGGTGCACTACAAGAACCGCTACTGGCACGACACCTGCTTCCGCTGCGCCAAGTGCCTCCGCTCCTTGGCCAATGAGACCTTCGTGGCCAAGGACAACAAGATCCTGTGCAACAAGTGCACCACTCGGGAGGACTCCCCCAAGTGCAAGGGCTGCTTCAAGCCGATCGTGGCAG GAGATCAGAACGTGGAGTACAAGGGCACCGTCTGGCACAAAGAGTGCTTCACCTGCAGCAACTGCAAGCAAGTCATCGGGACGGGAAGCTTCTTCCCTAAAGGGGAGGACTTCTACTGCGTGACTTGCCACGAGACCAAGTTTGCCAAGCATTGCGTGAAGTGCAACAAG GCCATCACATCTGGAGGAATCACTTACCAGGATCAGCCCTGGCATGCCGAGTGCTTTGTGTGTGTTACCTGCTCTAAGAAGCTGGCTGGGCAGCGTTTCACCGCTGTGGAGGACCAGTATTACTGCGTGGATTGCTACAAGAACTTTGTGGCCAAGAAGTGTGCTGGATGCAAGAACCCCATCACTG GGTTTGGTAAAGGCTCCAGTGTGGTGGCCTATGAAGGACAATCCTGGCACGACTACTGCTTCCACTGCaaaaaatgctccatgaatctgGCCAACAAGCGCTTTGTTTTCCATCAGGAGCAAGTGTATTGCCCCGACTGTGCCAAAAAGCTGTAA
- the FHL1 gene encoding four and a half LIM domains protein 1 isoform X3 produces the protein MASHRHSGPSSYKVGTMAEKFNCHYCRDALQGKKYVQKDGHHCCLKCFDKFCANTCVECRKPIGADAKEVHYKNRYWHDTCFRCAKCLRSLANETFVAKDNKILCNKCTTREDSPKCKGCFKPIVAGDQNVEYKGTVWHKECFTCSNCKQVIGTGSFFPKGEDFYCVTCHETKFAKHCVKCNKGLVKAPVWWPMKDNPGTTTASTAKNAP, from the exons ATGGCTTCCCATAGACACTCAG GTCCCTCCAGCTACAAGGTGGGCACCATGGCTGAGAAATTCAACTGCCACTACTGCAGGGACGCCCTGCAGGGAAAGAAGTACGTGCAGAAGGACGGCCACCACTGCTGCCTCAAGTGCTTCGACAAGTTCTGCGCCAACACGTGCGTGGAGTGCCGCAAGCCCATCGGCGCCGACGCCAAG GAGGTGCACTACAAGAACCGCTACTGGCACGACACCTGCTTCCGCTGCGCCAAGTGCCTCCGCTCCTTGGCCAATGAGACCTTCGTGGCCAAGGACAACAAGATCCTGTGCAACAAGTGCACCACTCGGGAGGACTCCCCCAAGTGCAAGGGCTGCTTCAAGCCGATCGTGGCAG GAGATCAGAACGTGGAGTACAAGGGCACCGTCTGGCACAAAGAGTGCTTCACCTGCAGCAACTGCAAGCAAGTCATCGGGACGGGAAGCTTCTTCCCTAAAGGGGAGGACTTCTACTGCGTGACTTGCCACGAGACCAAGTTTGCCAAGCATTGCGTGAAGTGCAACAAG GGTTTGGTAAAGGCTCCAGTGTGGTGGCCTATGAAGGACAATCCTGGCACGACTACTGCTTCCACTGCaaaaaatgctccatga